In Pongo abelii isolate AG06213 chromosome 5, NHGRI_mPonAbe1-v2.0_pri, whole genome shotgun sequence, a single genomic region encodes these proteins:
- the TEAD3 gene encoding transcriptional enhancer factor TEF-5 isoform X2, with protein sequence MGGALKQASPGLIQRGPGFMQPPLPRTRSPRTKPFRAWRPCPLPRSSLPVSCRTSSAHPPLCPRPSSPLLRGSGAAPLSWDSSLDPLRTSSPLHSQPTPSSRPCRRRSAVMSPWPRSPQLLPLCLCGRTVPLPPPGCGSSSIQPSWRCSETLTRKHLFVHIGQTNPAFSDPPLEAVDVRQIYDKFPEKKGGLKELYEKGPPNAFFLVKFWADLNSTIQEGPGAFYGVSSQYSSADSMTISVSTKVCSFGKQVVEKVETEYARLENGRFVYRIHRSPMCEYMINFIHKLKHLPEKYMMNSVLENFTILQVVTSRDSQETLLVIAFVFEVSTSEHGAQHHVYKLVKD encoded by the exons ATGGGAGGGGCCCTAAAGCAAGCAAGCCCTGGCCTCATCCAGCGTGGCCCTGGCTTCATGCAGCCTCCTCTCCCCAGGACCAGGTCTCCAAGGACAAAGCCCTTCAGAGCATGGCGTCCATGTCCTCTGCCCAGATCGTCTCTGCCAGTGTCCTGCAGAACAAGTTCAGcccaccctcccctctgccccaggCCGTCTTCTCCACTTCTTCGCGG TTCTGGAGCAGCCCCCCTCTCCTGGGACAGCAGCCTGGACCCTCTCAGGA CATCAAGCCCTTTGCACAGCCAGCCTACCCCATCCAGCCGCCCCTGCCGCCGACGCTCAGCA GTTATGAGCCCCTGGCCCCGCTCCCCTCAGCTGCTGCCTCTGTGCCTGTGTGGCAGGACCGTACCATTGCCTCCTCCCGGCTGCGGCTCCTCGAGTATTCAGCCTTCATGGAGGTGCAGCGAGACCCTGACACG CAAACACCTGTTTGTGCACATCGGCCAGACGAACCCCGCCTTCTCAGACCCACCCCTGGAGGCAGTAGACGTGCGCCAGATCTATGACAAATTCCCCGAGAAAAAGGGAGGACTGAAGGAGCTCTATGAGAAGGGGCCCCCTAATGCCTTCTTCCTTGTCAAGTTCTGG gCCGACCTCAACAGCACCATCCAGGAGGGCCCGGGAGCCTTCTATGGGGTCAGCTCTCAGTACAGCTCTGCTGATAGCATGACCATCAGCGTCTCCACCAAGGTGTGCTCCTTTGGCAAACAGGTGGTAGAGAAGGTGGAG ACTGAGTATGCCAGGCTGGAAAACGGGCGCTTTGTGTACCGTATCCACCGCTCGCCCATGTGTGAGTACATGATCAACTTCATCCACAAGCTGAAGCACCTGCCCGAGAAGTACATGATGAACAGCGTGCTGGAGAACTTCACCATCCTGCAG GTGGTCACGAGCCGGGACTCCCAGGAGACCCTGCTTGTCATTGCTTTTGTCTTCGAAGTCTCTACCAGTGAGCACGGGGCCCAGCACCATGTCTACAAGCTCGTCAAAGACTAG
- the TEAD3 gene encoding transcriptional enhancer factor TEF-5 isoform X1, which produces MYGRNELIARYIKLRTGKTRTRKQVSSHIQVLARKKVREYQVGIKAMNLDQVSKDKALQSMASMSSAQIVSASVLQNKFSPPSPLPQAVFSTSSRFWSSPPLLGQQPGPSQDIKPFAQPAYPIQPPLPPTLSSYEPLAPLPSAAASVPVWQDRTIASSRLRLLEYSAFMEVQRDPDTYSKHLFVHIGQTNPAFSDPPLEAVDVRQIYDKFPEKKGGLKELYEKGPPNAFFLVKFWADLNSTIQEGPGAFYGVSSQYSSADSMTISVSTKVCSFGKQVVEKVETEYARLENGRFVYRIHRSPMCEYMINFIHKLKHLPEKYMMNSVLENFTILQVVTSRDSQETLLVIAFVFEVSTSEHGAQHHVYKLVKD; this is translated from the exons ATGTACG GCCGAAATGAGTTGATTGCACGCTATATTAAACTGAGGACGGGGAAGACTCGGACGAGAAAACAG GTGTCCAGCCACATACAGGTTCTAGCTCGGAAGAAGGTGCGGGAGTACCAGGTTGGCATCAAG GCCATGAACCTG GACCAGGTCTCCAAGGACAAAGCCCTTCAGAGCATGGCGTCCATGTCCTCTGCCCAGATCGTCTCTGCCAGTGTCCTGCAGAACAAGTTCAGcccaccctcccctctgccccaggCCGTCTTCTCCACTTCTTCGCGG TTCTGGAGCAGCCCCCCTCTCCTGGGACAGCAGCCTGGACCCTCTCAGGA CATCAAGCCCTTTGCACAGCCAGCCTACCCCATCCAGCCGCCCCTGCCGCCGACGCTCAGCA GTTATGAGCCCCTGGCCCCGCTCCCCTCAGCTGCTGCCTCTGTGCCTGTGTGGCAGGACCGTACCATTGCCTCCTCCCGGCTGCGGCTCCTCGAGTATTCAGCCTTCATGGAGGTGCAGCGAGACCCTGACACG TACAGCAAACACCTGTTTGTGCACATCGGCCAGACGAACCCCGCCTTCTCAGACCCACCCCTGGAGGCAGTAGACGTGCGCCAGATCTATGACAAATTCCCCGAGAAAAAGGGAGGACTGAAGGAGCTCTATGAGAAGGGGCCCCCTAATGCCTTCTTCCTTGTCAAGTTCTGG gCCGACCTCAACAGCACCATCCAGGAGGGCCCGGGAGCCTTCTATGGGGTCAGCTCTCAGTACAGCTCTGCTGATAGCATGACCATCAGCGTCTCCACCAAGGTGTGCTCCTTTGGCAAACAGGTGGTAGAGAAGGTGGAG ACTGAGTATGCCAGGCTGGAAAACGGGCGCTTTGTGTACCGTATCCACCGCTCGCCCATGTGTGAGTACATGATCAACTTCATCCACAAGCTGAAGCACCTGCCCGAGAAGTACATGATGAACAGCGTGCTGGAGAACTTCACCATCCTGCAG GTGGTCACGAGCCGGGACTCCCAGGAGACCCTGCTTGTCATTGCTTTTGTCTTCGAAGTCTCTACCAGTGAGCACGGGGCCCAGCACCATGTCTACAAGCTCGTCAAAGACTAG